In Hevea brasiliensis isolate MT/VB/25A 57/8 chromosome 13, ASM3005281v1, whole genome shotgun sequence, a single genomic region encodes these proteins:
- the LOC110671858 gene encoding retrovirus-related Pol polyprotein from transposon RE1, producing the protein MDSSKVCTYCGKQRHTVDTCHKKHGFSPGYKFKNSGSYANQATVEDQSSGNTDNAPSQVNSPSIQRVPFTQEQIRQLLVLIQPYLTAIHTSKQVTTGNTLASSSPGNSLVLSCIFKSNLWILDIGATHHICFSLSSFTSCKKINPIFVKLSNGTELVANYSGTTHFTKDFLLHDVLYIPQFTFNLICVTKLASSLVCCLIFQNTHYFIQEMNTWRMIGIVEAKEGLYILLNPHITSTSSTTITVNKPHYPFSDIHTKPLGVAPFHAIMLKLGGVEFTTGYREWIVWLIDGYCVTYFSFVCYCLLSSSVLVQLA; encoded by the exons ATGGATTCAAGCAAG GTGTGTACCTATTGTGGAAAACAAAGGCATACAGTAGATACATGCCATAAGAAGCATGGATTTTCTCCTGGATACAAGTTTAAGAATTCTGGCTCTTATGCTAATCAAGCTACTGTTGAAGATCAATCATCTGGAAATACAGATAATGCACCAAGCCAAGTTAATTCACCTAGTATTCAAAGGGTGCCTTTTACTCAAGAGCAGATTCGGCAGTTATTGGTTTTAATCCAACCTTATTTAACAGCTATTCATACCTCTAAACAAGTTACAACTGGTAATACTCTAGCTTCTTCATCTCCAGGTAATTCTCTTGTCCTTAGTTGCATATTCAAGTCCAATCTGTGGATCCTTGACATAGGAGCCACACATCACATATGTTTTTCATTGTCCTCCTTTACTTCATGCAAGAAAATTAACCCAATTTTTGTGAAACTTTCCAATGGAACCGAACTTGTTGCTAATTACTCAGGAACTACACATTTTACCAAAGATTTTCTTCTGCATGATGTTCTCTATATTCCTCAGTTcactttcaatttaatttgtgtcACAAAACTCGCTTCTTCCCTTGTTTGTTGCTTAATTTTTCAAAATACTCATTACTTTATCCAGGAAATGAATACTTGGAGGATGATTGGTATAGTTGAGGCAAAGGAAGGCTTGTATATCCTACTTAATCCTCACATTACATCTACTTCTTCTACTACAATAACTGTCAATAAACCACACTATCCATTCTCTGACATTCACACCAAACCTTTAGGTGTTGCTCCTTTTCATGCTATCATGCTCAAGTTGGGAGGGGTTGAGTTTACCACAGGATACAGAGAATGGATAGTGTGGTTAATTGACGGTTATTGTGTAACTTATTTCAGCTTCGTTTGTTATTGTTTGTTAAGTAGCTCAGTTTTAGTTCAGTTAGCTTAG
- the LOC110671918 gene encoding LOW QUALITY PROTEIN: mediator of RNA polymerase II transcription subunit 30 (The sequence of the model RefSeq protein was modified relative to this genomic sequence to represent the inferred CDS: inserted 1 base in 1 codon; deleted 1 base in 1 codon), translated as MSSIMLPKTTQDLAIESQKHLEETIRASCLPILSFMNDNLCNPALWSSSSSITTSTTTASPITAVSNILISFSQIDVVANGHAVSDAIYHLGGGNADGAXTGHGYLDEALFWYNNSLAALRRISNSQKAKAFETGSTTNSSSAPADQAEVEKLEKQASNLRKELVNKNAHLKLLIDQLRDLITDISTWQSPCSV; from the exons ATGAGTTCCATAATGCTTCCCAAGACGACGCAAGATCTTGCAATAGAAAGCCAGAAGCATCTAGAAGAAACCATCCGAGCAAGCTGCTTACCGATCCTCTCTTTCATGAACGACAATCTCTGTAACCCTGCTTTGTGGTCCTCCTCTTCTTCTATTACTACTAGTACCACCACAGCTTCACCCATTACTGCGGTTAGTAATATCCTTATT TCATTCTCTCAAATCGATGTTGTAGCCAATGGCCATGCTGTATCTGATGCTATCTATCACTTGGGTGGTGGAAATGCTGATGGTG CTACAGGTCATGGGTATTTGGATGAGGCTCTGTTTTGGTATAACAATTCCTTAGCTGCTCTACGTAGGATTTCGAATTCTCAAAAG GCAAAAGCATTTGAAACTGGTTCAACTACAAACAGTTCATCAGCTCCAGCAGATCAAGCGGAGGTTGAGAAATTAGAAAAACAAGCCTCCAATTTAAGAAAG GAACTTGTGAACAAGAATGCACATCTCAAGCTTCTCATTGATCAATTACGAGATCTTATCACTGACATATCTACATGGCAAAGTCCTTGCTCTGTCTGA
- the LOC110671916 gene encoding non-specific phospholipase C6 has translation MRGFRTRTPSFSSIFLLFLTLSCVSTAQQQNPIKTIVVLVMENRSFDHMLGWMKKTVNPAINGVTGRECNPVSTQNPKQQSICFTDDAEFVDPDPGHSFEAVEQQVFGNGPIPSMTGFVEQALTMSQNLSETVMKGFRSESVPVYATLVKEFAVFDRWFSSIPGPTQPNRLFVYSATSHGSTSHVKKQLAQGYPQKTIFDSLHENGKNFGIYFQNIPTTLFYRNMRKLKYVFKFHQYDLKFKKDARDGKLPSLTVIEPRYFDLKGLPANDDHPSHDVANGQKLVKEVYEALRSSPQWNETLLVITYDEHGGFYDHVKTPYVNVPNPDGNTGPAPYFFKFDRLGVRVPTIMVSPWIKKGTVISGPSPNSEFEHSSIPATIKKIFNLSSNFLTHRDAWAGTFEGVVGELTSPRTDCPVTLPNVAPMRSTEAKEDSSLSEFQSEIVQLAAVLNGDHFLSSFPDGMSKKMNVREAHEYVRGAVTRFIRASKEAINLGADESAIVDMRSSLTTRSSVHN, from the exons ATGAGAGGATTCAGAACCAGAACGCCTTCATTTTCCTCCATTTTCCTGCTGTTTCTCACTCTATCATGTGTTTCCACTGCACAACAGCAAAATCCCATCAAGACCATTGTGGTTTTGGTGATGGAAAACAGATCTTTCGATCACATGCTTGGGTGGATGAAGAAAACGGTGAATCCGGCAATCAATGGGGTGACAGGAAGAGAATGTAACCCTGTATCGACCCAGAACCCAAAGCAACAGTCTATTTGCTTCACAGATGATGCGGAGTTCGTGGATCCAGATCCTGGCCACTCCTTTGAAGCTGTGGAGCAACAGGTATTTGGCAATGGCCCAATTCCCTCCATGACAGGCTTTGTTGAACAAGCGCTCACGATGTCTCAAAACCTCTCTGAAACTGTCATGAAAGGTTTTAGGTCTGAATCTGTGCCTGTTTATGCCACTCTGGTAAAAGAATTTGCAGTGTTTGATAGGTGGTTCTCTTCAATCCCTGGTCCAACGCAACCCAATAGGCTATTTGTATACTCTGCTACCTCTCACGGCTCAACCAGCCATGTTAAGAAGCAATTGGCTCAAGGGTACCCTCAAAAGACTATATTTGATTCACTTCATGAGAATGGTAAGAACTTTGGGATTTACTTCCAGAACATACCCACAACTCTGTTTTACAGGAATATGAGGAAATTGAAGTATGTGTTTAAGTTTCACCAATACGATTTGAAGTTTAAGAAAGATGCTAGAGATGGAAAGTTACCTAGCTTAACTGTAATTGAACCAAGGTATTTTGATCTTAAGGGATTGCCCGCGAATGATGACCACCCATCTCATGATGTTGCCAATGGCCAAAAGCTTGTCAAGGAGGTTTATGAGGCACTAAGGTCTAGTCCTCAATGGAATGAGACCCTTTTGGTCATTACTTATGATGAGCATGGTGGGTTCTATGATCATGTCAAGACTCCTTATGTCAATGTCCCTAACCCGGATGGGAACACCGGCCCTGCACCTTATTTCTTCAAGTTCGATCGCCTTGGCGTTCGTGTGCCCACAATTATGGTCTCCCCTTGGATCAAGAAAGGCACCG TGATAAGTGGCCCTTCTCCAAACTCAGAGTTCGAGCACTCATCGATCCCTGCCACCATAAAGAAAATTTTCAACCTCTCCTCCAATTTCTTGACCCACAGGGATGCTTGGGCTGGCACATTTGAAGGAGTTGTTGGGGAGTTAACCTCTCCCAGGACTGACTGCCCAG TGACCTTGCCGAATGTGGCGCCTATGAGAAGCACCGAAGCAAAGGAAGATAGTAGCCTATCTGAATTTCAGAGCGAGATAGTTCAACTAGCGGCGGTTCTTAATGGCGACCACTTCTTGAGCAGCTTCCCTGATGGGATGAGCAAAAAGATGAATGTGCGAGAAGCGCACGAGTACGTGAGGGGTGCTGTTACAAGGTTCATAAGGGCTAGCAAAGAGGCCATTAATTTAGGAGCAGATGAATCTGCAATTGTAGATATGAGGTCATCGCTCACTACCAGATCTTCAGTCCATAATTAG
- the LOC110671914 gene encoding CBS domain-containing protein CBSCBSPB1 isoform X1, protein MASQGGSSRKSLTLSNSASMIGRKKSFENGGAPDSARKSFIISRPGGLTGERTVKRLRLSKALTVPETTSIYDACRRMAARRVDALLLTDSNALLCGILTDKDIATRVIASEVNLEETPVSKVMTRNPVFVLSDTLAVEALQKMVQGKFRHLPVVENGEVIALLDIAKCLYDAIARMERAAEKGKAVAAAVEGVEKNWGTSFSGPYTYIETLRERMFRPSISTIIPENSKVVTVSPTETVLAVTKKMLEFQSSSAVVIVDHKPRGILTSKDILMRVIAQNLPPDSVVVEKVMTPNPECATIDTPIVDALHTMHDGKFLHLPVVNRDGNIVAVVDVIHITHAAVATVGSTAGVNNEAASTMMQKFWDSAMALSPNEDDEDTRSEGSLKLPSEGGETGRSLPYPSSGMPNTFGFKIQDKKGRLHRFTCDARNLTDLITAILQRLGDDIDRNNLPQILYEDEDRDKVVLESDSDLTAAVEHAKLAGFKGLRLHLDYSGIRGGRGSSTSGEMYYAHADAWAAAYSAVAAGAALVAGLGVLAYLRRSGY, encoded by the exons ATGGCCAGTCAAGGCGGATCTTCCAGGAAAAGTCTGACGTTGTCAAATTCGGCTTCTATGATTGGGAGGAAGAAATCATTTGAGAATGGTGGAGCCCCTGATTCTGCACGAAAATCTTTCATCATTTCTCGGCCCGG GGGACTAACTGGTGAGCGTACAGTAAAAAGATTGCGCCTCTCAAAGGCCCTAACAGTACCTGAAACTACTAGTATTTATGATGCTTGCCGTCGTATGGCTGCTCGTAGAGTTGATGCCTTATTGCTAACAGACTCAAATGCATTACTTTGTGGAATCCTTACAGACAAG GATATAGCAACAAGAGTTATTGCTAGTGAGGTTAATCTTGAGGAAACTCCTGTTTCCAAAGTAATGACCAGGAACCCAGTGTTTGTTCTTTCTGATACTCTTGCAGTGGAAGCTCTACAGAAGATGGTTCAAG GAAAATTCAGACATTTGCCCGTTGTGGAAAACGGAGAGGTCATTGCTTTACTTGATATAGCAAAGTGTTTATATGATGCTATTGCTCGTATGGAAAGGGCTGCTGAGAAGGGAAAAGCTGTTGCTGCAGCTGTTGAAGGTGTAGAAAAAAACTGGGGGACATCTTTTTCTG GACCTTATACATACATTGAGACACTTCGAGAGCGGATGTTCAGGCCATCTATATCTACAATAATTCCGGAGAATTCAAA GGTTGTAACAGTTTCACCAACAGAAACAGTTTTGGCAGTGACAAAGAAGATGCTTGAATTTCAGTCAAGCTCTGCAGTGGTGATTGTTGATCACAAACCTCGGGGAATTTTGAC CTCTAAGGATATCTTGATGCGGGTAATAGCACAAAATCTCCCTCCAGATTCCGTTGTTGTGGAGAAG GTCATGACTCCTAACCCTGAATGTGCAACCATTGATACTCCAATTGTTGATGCTCTGCATACAATGCATGATGGAAAATTTTTGCACCTTCCAGTGGTAAATAGGG ATGGGAATATAGTTGCTGTGGTTGATGTGATTCATATTACTCATGCAGCAGTTGCCACA GTTGGAAGTACTGCTGGAGTAAATAATGAGGCAGCAAGCACAATGATGCAAAAGTTTTGGGATTCTGCAATGGCTTTAAGTCCCAATGAGGATGATGAGGATACACGGAG TGAAGGTTCTTTGAAATTGCCTTCTGAAGGAGGAGAGACAGGAAGATCTCTGCCCTATCCTTCATCAGGAATGCCAAACACGTTTGGTTTCAAAATTCAAGACAAGAAAGGGCGACTGCACAGATTTACTTGTG ATGCTCGTAATTTGACAGATCTAATAACTGCAATACTTCAGAGGTTAGGGGATGACATTGACCGAAACAACTTGCCTCAAATTTTG TATGAAGATGAAGACCGTGACAAAGTTGTTCTGGAGTCAGATAGTGATCTCACAGCAGCCGTTGAGCATGCAAAGTTAGCTGGTTTCAAG GGTCTGAGATTGCATTTAGACTATTCTGGAATACGTGGTGGTCGTGGGAGTTCGACTTCAGGAGAGATGTATTATGCTCATGCAGATGCATGGGCTGCTGCATACAGTGCAGTTGCAGCGGGTGCGGCTCTGGTTGCTGGGTTAGGTGTACTAGCGTACTTGAGAAGATCTGGTTACTAA
- the LOC110671914 gene encoding CBS domain-containing protein CBSCBSPB1 isoform X2, with amino-acid sequence MTRNPVFVLSDTLAVEALQKMVQGKFRHLPVVENGEVIALLDIAKCLYDAIARMERAAEKGKAVAAAVEGVEKNWGTSFSGPYTYIETLRERMFRPSISTIIPENSKVVTVSPTETVLAVTKKMLEFQSSSAVVIVDHKPRGILTSKDILMRVIAQNLPPDSVVVEKVMTPNPECATIDTPIVDALHTMHDGKFLHLPVVNRDGNIVAVVDVIHITHAAVATVGSTAGVNNEAASTMMQKFWDSAMALSPNEDDEDTRSEGSLKLPSEGGETGRSLPYPSSGMPNTFGFKIQDKKGRLHRFTCDARNLTDLITAILQRLGDDIDRNNLPQILYEDEDRDKVVLESDSDLTAAVEHAKLAGFKGLRLHLDYSGIRGGRGSSTSGEMYYAHADAWAAAYSAVAAGAALVAGLGVLAYLRRSGY; translated from the exons ATGACCAGGAACCCAGTGTTTGTTCTTTCTGATACTCTTGCAGTGGAAGCTCTACAGAAGATGGTTCAAG GAAAATTCAGACATTTGCCCGTTGTGGAAAACGGAGAGGTCATTGCTTTACTTGATATAGCAAAGTGTTTATATGATGCTATTGCTCGTATGGAAAGGGCTGCTGAGAAGGGAAAAGCTGTTGCTGCAGCTGTTGAAGGTGTAGAAAAAAACTGGGGGACATCTTTTTCTG GACCTTATACATACATTGAGACACTTCGAGAGCGGATGTTCAGGCCATCTATATCTACAATAATTCCGGAGAATTCAAA GGTTGTAACAGTTTCACCAACAGAAACAGTTTTGGCAGTGACAAAGAAGATGCTTGAATTTCAGTCAAGCTCTGCAGTGGTGATTGTTGATCACAAACCTCGGGGAATTTTGAC CTCTAAGGATATCTTGATGCGGGTAATAGCACAAAATCTCCCTCCAGATTCCGTTGTTGTGGAGAAG GTCATGACTCCTAACCCTGAATGTGCAACCATTGATACTCCAATTGTTGATGCTCTGCATACAATGCATGATGGAAAATTTTTGCACCTTCCAGTGGTAAATAGGG ATGGGAATATAGTTGCTGTGGTTGATGTGATTCATATTACTCATGCAGCAGTTGCCACA GTTGGAAGTACTGCTGGAGTAAATAATGAGGCAGCAAGCACAATGATGCAAAAGTTTTGGGATTCTGCAATGGCTTTAAGTCCCAATGAGGATGATGAGGATACACGGAG TGAAGGTTCTTTGAAATTGCCTTCTGAAGGAGGAGAGACAGGAAGATCTCTGCCCTATCCTTCATCAGGAATGCCAAACACGTTTGGTTTCAAAATTCAAGACAAGAAAGGGCGACTGCACAGATTTACTTGTG ATGCTCGTAATTTGACAGATCTAATAACTGCAATACTTCAGAGGTTAGGGGATGACATTGACCGAAACAACTTGCCTCAAATTTTG TATGAAGATGAAGACCGTGACAAAGTTGTTCTGGAGTCAGATAGTGATCTCACAGCAGCCGTTGAGCATGCAAAGTTAGCTGGTTTCAAG GGTCTGAGATTGCATTTAGACTATTCTGGAATACGTGGTGGTCGTGGGAGTTCGACTTCAGGAGAGATGTATTATGCTCATGCAGATGCATGGGCTGCTGCATACAGTGCAGTTGCAGCGGGTGCGGCTCTGGTTGCTGGGTTAGGTGTACTAGCGTACTTGAGAAGATCTGGTTACTAA
- the LOC110671917 gene encoding gamma carbonic anhydrase-like 2, mitochondrial, whose product MATALARISRKALASSHPHLSRTFSADAGASTKSITPSPDRVKWDYRGQRQIIPLGQWIPKVAVDAYVAPNVVLAGQVTVCDGASVWSGSVLRGDLNKITVGFCSNVQERCVMHAAWNSPTGLPAETSIERFVTIGAYSLLRSCTIEPECIIGQHSILMEGSLVETHSILEAGSVVPPGRRIPTGELWAGNPARFVRALTHEETLEVPKLAVAINDLSKNHFSEFLPYSTVYLEVEKLKKKLGISI is encoded by the exons ATGGCCACTGCCCTAGCCCGCATCTCTAGAAAAGCCCTAGCGTCCTCGCACCCCCACCTTAGCCGCACCTTCTCCGCTGATGCTGGGGCATCAACCAAATCTATAACGCCGTCGCCCGATCGAGTCAAGTGGGACTATCGAGGTCAAAGGCAGATAATCCCGTTGGGTCAGTGGATTCCCAAGGTCGCCGTCGACGCCTATGTCGCACCCAATGTCGTCCTAGCGGGTCAGGTTACGGTCTGCGATGGAGCGTCAGTTTGGAGCGGATCGGTCCTCAGGGGTGATCTCAACAAGATCACAGTCGGCTTCTGCTCCAATGTTCAAGAGCGGTGCGTTATGCATGCCGCCTGGAACTCGCCTACAG GGCTGCCGGCAGAGACATCCATTGAAAGGTTTGTGACAATTGGTGCATACAGTCTCTTGCGATCCTGCACAATTGAGCCAGAATGCATTATCGGACAGCACTCTATCCTCATGGAAGGTTCTTTGGTGGAGACACACTCAATACTTGAAGCAGGGTCAGTAGTTCCCCCAGGAAGGAGAATTCCAACTGGTGAACTTTGGGCAGGAAATCCAGCAAGGTTTGTGAGGGCTTTGACTCATGAAGAGACTTTAGAAGTCCCAAAACTTGCTGTTGCAATTAACGATCTCAGCAAAAACCATTTCTCCGAGTTTCTTCCTTACTCTACAGTATATTTAGAGGTTGAGAAGTTGAAGAAGAAGTTAGGCATTTCTATCTGA